From a single Fulvivirga ulvae genomic region:
- a CDS encoding T9SS type A sorting domain-containing protein translates to MKKLSPIFLALLASFIYSFTTAQTGPGGVGTTDGSSTLEVWLQADQSIFSDAGVTPASDGQPVQQWNDLSGNGFNASQLTAGEQPSFHTGEINGLPVVRFDGSNDSFNNDYSGVGGITARTVFVVYKASSSLQQTSDLGQVWGYYQGGAHVALDARSGNLRGWSFDGNGSNQAAYAINGNDEIGPFANNNSSQWTYDQTQIVFAEFNAQRTLSRQVIGDLINPSGHSYGGDIAEIIVFSSILSDVQRLRVHNYLSSKYDLTLGSASNAYFTSGDPAYDQNMIAIGRDGSGYEYASSIGMGGGLYLEEANSSIDINDEYVIAGHDGTVNEVVNTDVAVPATSRWMRSWYLERSQGGSVDAGDIDITIGFDFTEAGMGLVGAVTDYKLLYRPDLASSFTLVTVSNATVAGNTIAFEVADANLSSGYYTLGTPGVTTLYSYVSGGNWDDANTWTTDPSGTIRINSAIPGPDNNVVILNGIDVTISENAKEVQGVEIRNGATLEIGNTTGHLFNIIKGTGKIRLSNPDFPLGTTLGTNGFGTSDGGIVEFYGTSSYTLSTNYTFNDVILNLTGSSSNDILTVLANLNLNGDLNVTDGELKVGDNSSTTVRNIDIKGDLIVGASGKISVGTANAYHQLAIGGDFSNHGTVRFTNQASPDYVNSATTGVVEVTYNNDYADQYTYCYGTTDFYRIIIDKGVDATYMASFEASSSGNFELYGRNNQAGTSDGTSRPAHALALHVGTIRIGPNVYIDELKTGSGNYDLNINARIWVDNGRLTMTGSTALVVYGTFKVSGTQSLVNITSGSGFTLRETGTIRVEEGTVNVSQIRTSVYGAQHVGAYIQSGGSVNLTGSGTDGSHYVFTLPYRDNIFRMSGGTLTIQRSNGTDSDSGGIFINSDPINTSVTAGDVRFEMATNTNFKITSTAPFFNLYMAKTGGGTSEVYLDGGTVLGQTLTAQPLVVLSQLRIENSTIFNARGVDVYIGGNLRVMQTGAEYITGNNTTYFDNNRNSIIYLRDAAYQQEFYNLVVNKTRDDRTVEIAPHGSYATGSTAVIVNNDFSVIRGDFDYSDYKVSALGDINLAFSVVGNSLGSLDINNTAGDQTITVTAGTSPSVDKLNINKASGDVNLAGAGLAVGDLAMISGKVNINTHKLTVTNVLTGAPFSVSKMIQTAGNASDGGLELPVTGVGTVLYPLGTNANADLRYTPATLTVPSGGFSDDGFVRISVADTELPTLASAGNALTYYWRVSHSGFTSVPTVQYTFNYSDSDDNAANEVSYVPGSVLNEQPFTRSSEVSGNINTSTNILTFDNSGGGGFPMINASYTAGTISKFSGSPDIFYSRRNDNNTTAVEYNWTNVNAWSTDAALKHGGAAAASYPQAGDVAVIGYGNIGNPGGGASATGITVTSGDGATHRYSANVNIDIAALVFDSQGGATVEDVNLSRLTFPKNRDGSLGSVSGDGEIHLQMGTGAGEIPDLTGDFGDFTTNEKSSWLYNLTENGQIVVPSNITEFPSLRILGGNTTTFNRTLILQNDIKARKLLIDYGGTLQVEANLTVTDTLQLGTNRKGRLLFSSASSQTVRTGYLRLETAKFNTSDNANLITVDNTTPGGLEHGLIVENNIDIIHGDMDLWSDNSGGNNAILEIRGENMDFTVTSGAVPELYRLIIDTQNETADFIDFNDEITLNGPTDGSEKALEIIAGRLRLLDDNLDFTLSSGGDDFVIPDGSMIVVRQASTVRVTGDDTGIRLDGELRVRDNGHAYINGGNNNYIEYSGSNQSILNIWESGEVIVGSHIRRSLLSDDGALKFNMGEQGAGTPRLVVGQTGGLHSNRGIFEVLGEGSIFQLHKGDFIIANEKPAGSTAALVLEPETSYTDPSAVITIGGTDTNAGQEITINSAVELPNLIVDNSSGNNPVASLMVRPLTLNGDLSIEAGATFDANSLDLFIEGDMTNNGTYQPNGNTTYFSGSTQSITGNTEFYNLQINPSVSVTLQSATDLLVSNDLTLQSGQFIDGGNTIEVKQDIFSFAAHTSSGASGGILMSGTNAQTVSGTNGTFGRLELDNSNGAVFLLNTSFAGNLTLTNGILDIRNRRLQILASSSIEGAPFNINRMIATTGVISDLGVTKSMSGTSGSFFIPLGVNGTTPKYTPVAFNISTKAAGTSQFNFKPIDSRHPTVIEDTEMGGPSAQIDDQNNVLQYYWQVSSSNISNLNATMVLTYDPTDISVANGKSVSDYVGARLDASDDWTFPGNVNSASNQINFTFASSSDLSRAYSAGVPEAFPATIPVLRAVNVSDTWDNVNNWENVTDGTGPGVNIPAGGPSGVIVEIPAGLTVSTNGDNRAAYKTVIDGTLNISSTDGHILGEVSGSGTMATNNIGYLPAGNYSDFSDCSSGGTFEFGGSADYQLVSISIPDTVYNLSFSGAGQRQLRENMTVCNDLSINGTATFGNYGGFNSEVRVLGDILLASGAGFQGGSGSNARIILAGSSPQQITGNFTGSSAFNNLEIDNNTEVVLSGDVEVSRELALTDGKFITTSANLLTLSTISAYATPTNGSNSSYVEGPMGKLINNGSNFTFPVGKDDRVRNIGVKNTNTTGSQVWVGEYFNANPQGAPYGPNFNTTNGMGGANAGLSDSEYWSLEVSGGSGQVILHWDSQSGVAGNLNQLRVMRWNSGASEWTSEGNAERAGSATSGYLVSNSVGFSQQTFTLGGTDLSNNPLPVTLVDFAGRVDNESNILQWITSSELNNDYFELQRSRDGKAYETIAEIRGNGTSTTSHFYSYRDKSPYTGRNYYRLKQVDFNGEFTVSDQIVVLENKVLTEGIALEAYPNPTDDSNINLNISTGDPAPVRVRMMDVYGRVYFEEVYTSEELLQSIKVETSENLKQGVYIVLVEQGGQKSQRRVVINR, encoded by the coding sequence ATGAAAAAGCTTAGCCCCATATTCCTAGCTTTATTAGCTTCTTTTATTTATTCTTTTACAACTGCGCAAACCGGCCCGGGAGGTGTAGGTACCACGGATGGTTCCTCCACCTTAGAGGTTTGGCTACAGGCAGATCAAAGCATTTTTAGTGATGCAGGAGTTACTCCGGCTTCGGATGGCCAACCGGTCCAGCAGTGGAACGACCTGAGTGGCAATGGATTCAACGCCAGCCAGCTTACGGCAGGAGAACAACCCTCATTTCATACAGGCGAAATTAACGGTTTGCCCGTGGTCAGGTTCGATGGCAGCAACGACTCTTTCAATAATGATTATTCAGGTGTGGGAGGGATCACTGCCCGGACAGTATTTGTGGTATATAAAGCCAGCTCATCGTTGCAGCAAACTTCTGACCTTGGTCAGGTGTGGGGATACTATCAAGGAGGTGCCCATGTAGCCCTTGATGCACGAAGCGGAAACCTGAGGGGGTGGAGCTTCGATGGCAATGGTTCAAATCAGGCTGCGTATGCTATCAATGGTAATGATGAAATTGGTCCGTTTGCCAACAATAACAGCAGCCAGTGGACATATGATCAGACCCAGATTGTATTTGCGGAGTTCAATGCACAAAGAACATTATCCAGACAGGTAATAGGTGATTTGATCAATCCTTCAGGTCATAGTTATGGAGGAGATATTGCAGAGATTATTGTTTTCAGCAGCATCTTATCTGATGTTCAACGATTGAGGGTTCATAATTATCTGAGCTCAAAATATGATTTGACTCTTGGTAGTGCTTCAAATGCTTACTTTACTTCTGGAGATCCAGCTTATGATCAGAATATGATCGCTATTGGCAGAGATGGATCAGGCTATGAATATGCGAGTTCGATAGGTATGGGCGGAGGTCTTTATCTTGAAGAGGCCAATTCCAGTATTGATATTAACGATGAATATGTGATAGCAGGGCATGATGGTACTGTTAATGAGGTAGTAAATACCGATGTTGCTGTGCCAGCTACCAGCAGATGGATGAGGTCATGGTATCTGGAAAGGTCGCAGGGGGGGAGTGTCGATGCAGGAGATATCGATATTACCATTGGTTTTGATTTTACTGAGGCCGGCATGGGGCTTGTGGGAGCAGTTACTGACTATAAGCTGTTATACAGGCCTGACCTTGCAAGCAGTTTTACCCTGGTTACGGTATCCAATGCGACGGTAGCAGGCAATACGATAGCATTTGAAGTGGCCGACGCCAACCTTTCTTCAGGGTACTACACTCTGGGTACCCCTGGGGTAACCACGCTATACAGTTATGTCTCTGGAGGTAATTGGGACGATGCCAACACCTGGACTACAGACCCCTCCGGAACAATAAGGATAAATTCAGCGATTCCCGGACCTGATAATAATGTGGTTATTCTAAATGGTATAGATGTTACCATCTCTGAAAATGCAAAGGAAGTCCAGGGTGTTGAGATCAGAAACGGAGCTACTCTTGAAATTGGTAATACTACCGGACATTTGTTCAATATTATAAAAGGAACAGGCAAAATAAGGTTATCCAACCCCGATTTTCCTTTGGGTACCACTCTTGGGACAAATGGTTTTGGTACATCAGATGGAGGGATAGTAGAGTTCTACGGTACAAGTTCCTACACTTTAAGTACAAATTACACGTTTAATGATGTCATTCTTAACCTTACAGGTTCATCCTCCAATGACATCCTTACGGTTTTGGCGAATCTGAACTTAAATGGAGACCTGAATGTGACTGACGGAGAGTTGAAGGTGGGAGATAACTCCAGTACAACTGTCAGGAATATAGATATTAAGGGTGATCTTATTGTGGGTGCTTCGGGCAAAATCAGCGTTGGTACTGCTAATGCCTATCATCAGCTCGCAATTGGTGGGGATTTTTCTAACCATGGAACGGTAAGGTTCACTAACCAGGCCAGTCCTGATTATGTAAATAGTGCAACCACCGGGGTGGTCGAGGTAACTTATAATAATGACTATGCCGATCAGTATACCTATTGCTATGGTACCACTGATTTTTACAGAATAATCATTGATAAGGGTGTAGATGCTACCTACATGGCTTCTTTTGAGGCCAGTAGTTCCGGTAATTTTGAGCTTTACGGAAGAAACAATCAGGCGGGTACTTCCGATGGTACTTCACGGCCGGCTCATGCCCTGGCATTGCATGTGGGTACCATAAGGATTGGCCCTAACGTCTATATTGATGAGCTTAAAACAGGAAGTGGAAACTATGATCTGAATATTAACGCCAGAATATGGGTGGATAATGGCAGACTAACCATGACCGGAAGCACAGCGCTTGTTGTATATGGTACTTTTAAAGTTAGCGGTACCCAGTCATTGGTCAATATTACCAGTGGCAGTGGGTTTACTCTTAGAGAAACGGGTACTATAAGAGTGGAAGAAGGCACTGTTAACGTTAGTCAGATCAGAACCTCAGTGTATGGAGCTCAACATGTGGGCGCTTATATACAAAGTGGCGGATCAGTTAACCTTACCGGTTCGGGTACCGATGGAAGTCATTATGTATTTACCCTTCCTTACCGCGATAACATTTTCAGAATGTCCGGGGGTACGCTGACCATCCAGCGATCTAATGGAACAGATAGTGACTCAGGTGGTATATTTATCAATTCAGATCCTATAAATACCAGTGTTACAGCAGGTGATGTGAGGTTTGAGATGGCGACCAATACCAATTTTAAGATTACTTCAACCGCACCTTTTTTTAATTTATACATGGCTAAGACAGGTGGAGGTACTTCAGAGGTTTATCTGGATGGGGGTACTGTATTAGGGCAGACCCTGACTGCCCAGCCACTTGTGGTACTCAGCCAACTCCGAATTGAAAACTCCACCATTTTCAATGCCAGAGGTGTGGATGTTTATATTGGAGGAAATCTTCGTGTTATGCAGACTGGTGCAGAATATATTACAGGAAATAACACAACTTATTTCGATAATAACAGAAACTCAATTATTTATTTGAGAGATGCTGCCTATCAGCAGGAATTCTACAACCTCGTGGTCAACAAAACCCGTGATGACCGTACGGTTGAAATAGCTCCCCATGGCTCATATGCCACCGGTTCAACAGCAGTAATCGTCAACAACGATTTCAGCGTCATAAGAGGGGATTTTGATTATAGTGATTATAAGGTTTCTGCATTAGGTGATATAAATCTTGCTTTCAGCGTAGTTGGAAACTCACTCGGATCTCTTGACATAAATAATACTGCTGGTGATCAGACTATTACCGTTACAGCGGGCACAAGTCCTTCAGTTGATAAACTCAATATCAACAAAGCTTCCGGGGATGTAAATCTGGCCGGAGCAGGATTGGCAGTAGGTGACCTGGCAATGATTTCCGGAAAAGTTAACATAAATACGCACAAGCTTACAGTAACCAATGTGCTTACCGGAGCACCTTTCTCAGTGTCTAAAATGATCCAGACTGCCGGTAATGCTTCCGATGGAGGACTGGAACTGCCGGTAACAGGCGTGGGTACGGTATTGTACCCTTTGGGTACTAATGCAAATGCTGATTTGCGTTATACGCCGGCAACACTTACCGTACCTTCGGGAGGTTTTAGTGATGACGGGTTTGTAAGGATCAGTGTAGCTGATACTGAGTTGCCTACTTTAGCTTCAGCGGGCAATGCATTGACCTACTACTGGAGGGTGAGCCACAGTGGTTTTACCAGTGTGCCTACAGTGCAGTATACTTTTAATTATAGTGATAGCGATGATAATGCAGCCAATGAAGTTAGCTATGTTCCGGGGTCTGTACTCAACGAACAGCCGTTTACACGCTCTTCCGAAGTATCCGGTAACATTAACACCTCAACCAATATATTAACCTTTGATAATAGTGGAGGAGGGGGCTTCCCCATGATCAATGCCAGCTATACTGCTGGTACTATTTCTAAATTTTCCGGGTCACCAGACATATTCTACAGCCGTAGAAATGACAACAATACCACCGCGGTTGAATATAACTGGACTAATGTTAATGCATGGTCAACAGATGCTGCGTTGAAACATGGAGGAGCCGCAGCGGCTTCTTATCCGCAGGCCGGTGATGTTGCTGTTATTGGTTATGGAAATATCGGTAACCCGGGCGGAGGAGCCAGTGCCACGGGCATTACGGTAACATCAGGTGACGGGGCTACGCACAGGTATAGCGCAAATGTAAATATAGATATAGCTGCCCTTGTATTTGATTCACAGGGTGGGGCAACAGTAGAAGATGTTAATCTCTCCAGACTTACATTCCCTAAAAACAGGGATGGAAGTCTTGGTTCAGTAAGTGGCGATGGGGAGATCCATCTTCAAATGGGTACCGGAGCGGGTGAAATCCCTGATCTGACTGGTGATTTTGGTGATTTTACTACCAACGAAAAGAGCAGCTGGTTGTATAACCTCACTGAAAACGGACAGATTGTGGTGCCTTCAAATATTACCGAGTTCCCGTCATTGAGGATCCTGGGTGGTAATACAACCACTTTTAACAGAACTTTAATACTTCAAAATGACATTAAGGCCAGGAAATTATTGATTGATTATGGTGGTACATTGCAAGTAGAAGCTAACCTTACCGTTACGGATACGCTGCAACTGGGCACTAACAGAAAAGGCAGACTGTTATTTTCATCAGCCTCCTCTCAAACGGTAAGGACGGGGTATCTGAGGCTTGAAACTGCAAAGTTCAATACTTCGGACAATGCTAACCTGATAACGGTAGATAACACTACGCCGGGGGGACTGGAGCACGGACTTATCGTTGAGAATAACATAGATATTATCCATGGCGACATGGACCTGTGGTCGGATAACTCCGGAGGGAATAATGCTATCCTTGAAATCAGGGGAGAAAACATGGATTTTACCGTAACCTCAGGAGCAGTGCCGGAGCTTTACAGGCTTATTATTGATACGCAAAATGAAACGGCCGATTTTATCGACTTTAATGATGAAATCACACTTAATGGCCCTACTGATGGATCTGAAAAGGCTCTTGAAATCATTGCCGGAAGATTAAGGCTGCTTGATGATAACCTCGATTTTACGCTTTCCAGTGGTGGAGATGATTTTGTAATTCCCGATGGAAGTATGATCGTGGTAAGGCAGGCCTCTACTGTAAGAGTCACCGGTGATGATACCGGGATAAGGCTGGACGGAGAATTAAGGGTCAGGGATAATGGCCATGCGTATATCAACGGAGGCAATAACAACTACATAGAATATTCAGGGTCCAATCAATCTATATTAAACATTTGGGAAAGCGGGGAAGTGATCGTTGGGTCTCACATCAGAAGAAGCCTGCTGAGTGATGATGGTGCCTTGAAATTTAACATGGGCGAACAAGGAGCCGGTACTCCACGACTGGTAGTTGGCCAGACCGGAGGTCTGCATAGCAACAGAGGTATTTTTGAGGTGCTTGGAGAAGGAAGTATATTCCAGTTGCATAAGGGTGATTTCATAATAGCTAATGAAAAACCTGCCGGAAGTACTGCAGCACTCGTTCTGGAGCCTGAAACAAGCTATACCGATCCGTCGGCTGTGATAACCATTGGAGGAACAGATACCAATGCCGGGCAGGAGATTACGATTAACAGTGCCGTAGAATTGCCTAATCTGATCGTTGATAATTCTTCGGGCAATAATCCAGTCGCAAGTTTGATGGTTAGGCCATTAACTTTAAACGGTGATTTATCCATTGAAGCAGGAGCGACTTTTGATGCTAACAGCCTTGATCTCTTTATTGAAGGAGATATGACCAATAACGGTACTTATCAGCCCAACGGGAACACTACATATTTTAGCGGAAGTACCCAAAGCATTACAGGAAATACGGAATTTTATAATCTGCAAATTAACCCTTCTGTATCAGTGACCTTGCAGTCGGCAACAGATCTACTGGTGAGCAATGACCTGACCCTGCAATCCGGACAGTTTATAGATGGAGGCAATACCATAGAGGTAAAGCAGGATATATTCAGCTTTGCTGCCCATACAAGCTCAGGTGCTTCGGGAGGTATATTGATGTCAGGAACCAATGCACAGACGGTATCAGGTACCAATGGTACTTTTGGAAGGCTAGAACTGGATAATAGCAATGGTGCGGTATTCCTGCTGAATACATCATTTGCCGGAAACCTGACTTTGACCAATGGTATACTGGACATCAGGAACAGAAGGCTTCAAATACTAGCTTCTTCCAGCATTGAGGGGGCACCATTCAATATAAACAGGATGATCGCGACAACCGGTGTTATCAGTGACCTTGGAGTTACGAAGAGTATGTCAGGTACTTCGGGAAGTTTCTTTATTCCTCTTGGAGTAAACGGTACTACTCCCAAATACACCCCTGTAGCGTTTAATATCAGCACCAAAGCGGCCGGGACATCCCAGTTTAACTTTAAGCCTATAGATTCAAGGCATCCGACCGTAATTGAGGATACTGAAATGGGAGGCCCTTCTGCCCAGATTGATGATCAGAACAATGTACTTCAGTACTATTGGCAGGTGAGTTCTTCCAACATTTCAAACCTTAACGCCACCATGGTGCTGACTTACGATCCTACAGATATTTCGGTGGCCAACGGCAAGTCCGTCAGCGATTATGTAGGGGCAAGGCTCGATGCTTCGGATGATTGGACATTCCCGGGTAATGTAAACTCAGCAAGTAATCAGATCAATTTCACTTTTGCCAGTAGCAGCGACTTATCGCGTGCCTACAGCGCTGGGGTGCCTGAGGCATTCCCTGCAACTATCCCTGTTTTAAGGGCAGTGAATGTGTCAGATACCTGGGACAATGTCAATAACTGGGAAAATGTTACTGACGGAACTGGCCCGGGTGTGAACATACCTGCCGGTGGACCGAGTGGTGTTATCGTTGAGATCCCGGCAGGATTGACTGTTTCAACCAATGGTGATAACCGGGCCGCATATAAAACCGTCATCGATGGTACACTTAACATAAGCAGTACAGACGGACACATCCTGGGAGAGGTCAGCGGCAGCGGTACTATGGCTACCAACAATATTGGTTATTTGCCCGCTGGTAATTATAGTGATTTTTCTGACTGTAGCAGTGGAGGAACATTCGAGTTCGGAGGTTCAGCCGATTATCAGCTCGTGTCTATTTCTATTCCTGATACAGTATATAATCTCTCATTCAGTGGGGCTGGGCAGAGGCAACTGAGAGAAAACATGACAGTTTGCAATGACCTGTCTATCAATGGTACAGCTACCTTCGGCAACTATGGTGGTTTCAACAGTGAGGTTCGTGTATTGGGCGACATATTGCTGGCGTCCGGAGCTGGTTTTCAGGGTGGCTCAGGAAGTAATGCCCGTATCATACTGGCAGGCAGCAGCCCGCAGCAGATCACCGGTAACTTTACAGGAAGCAGCGCTTTCAATAACCTGGAGATCGATAATAACACGGAAGTAGTGCTGAGCGGCGATGTAGAGGTTTCAAGAGAACTGGCTTTAACTGATGGTAAGTTTATCACCACGTCTGCCAATCTTTTAACCTTGAGTACCATCAGTGCTTATGCAACCCCAACCAATGGATCCAACAGTTCTTACGTAGAAGGACCCATGGGCAAGCTCATCAATAACGGTAGTAATTTTACTTTCCCTGTTGGCAAGGATGACAGGGTCCGTAACATCGGTGTTAAAAATACCAATACCACCGGCTCACAAGTGTGGGTAGGGGAGTACTTTAATGCCAACCCACAGGGAGCACCGTATGGTCCGAATTTCAATACTACAAACGGTATGGGCGGTGCCAATGCCGGTCTCAGCGATTCAGAATACTGGTCTCTTGAAGTTAGCGGCGGTTCAGGACAGGTGATCCTGCATTGGGACAGCCAGTCTGGCGTGGCAGGTAATCTAAACCAGCTAAGGGTAATGAGGTGGAACTCCGGCGCTTCTGAGTGGACATCAGAAGGCAATGCAGAAAGAGCAGGAAGCGCTACAAGCGGATACCTCGTATCAAACTCTGTGGGCTTTAGCCAGCAGACTTTCACCCTGGGAGGAACCGACCTCTCTAATAACCCATTGCCTGTTACCTTGGTTGATTTTGCAGGAAGGGTGGACAACGAGTCGAATATCCTGCAGTGGATCACTTCTTCGGAGTTGAACAATGATTACTTTGAGCTGCAAAGATCGAGAGATGGCAAAGCCTATGAAACCATAGCTGAAATTCGCGGTAATGGTACCTCAACCACCAGCCATTTCTATAGTTATAGAGATAAATCTCCTTACACTGGTAGAAATTATTACCGACTAAAGCAGGTAGATTTCAATGGCGAATTTACAGTCTCAGATCAAATAGTGGTACTTGAAAATAAAGTGCTGACGGAAGGAATAGCGTTAGAGGCTTACCCTAACCCTACTGATGATTCAAACATCAACCTAAATATTTCCACCGGAGACCCGGCACCTGTAAGAGTGAGAATGATGGATGTATACGGAAGGGTTTATTTCGAGGAGGTCTATACCTCTGAGGAATTGCTACAAAGCATAAAAGTAGAGACCAGTGAAAATCTTAAACAAGGAGTTTATATCGTTCTGGTAGAGCAGGGCGGTCAAAAGTCTCAGAGGAGGGTTGTTATTAATAGGTGA